The following coding sequences are from one Vicugna pacos chromosome 19, VicPac4, whole genome shotgun sequence window:
- the TP53INP2 gene encoding tumor protein p53-inducible nuclear protein 2, translated as MFQRLTSLFFSTPVPPEDPNYPQAFVSEEDEVDGWLIIDLPDSFTTPPSPGAAPSPMGRPPPAPSLMDESWFVTPPACFTAEGPGLGPARLQSSPLEDLLIEHPSMSVYVTGSTIVLEPGPPPPHPDAALPDEDLSDRELAPAHREPRALHHAAAPLPARAVLLEKPGQVRRLQRARQRAERHALSAKVVQRQNRARECRPRRPKHQGSFVYQPCQRQFNY; from the exons ATGTTCCAGCGCCTCACTAGTCTCTTCTTCAGCACCCCGGTGCCCCCCGAGGACCCCAATTACCCCCAAGCCTTTGTCTCCGAGGAGGATGAAGTGGATGGCTGGCTCATCATCGACCTGCCAG ACAGCTTCACCACTCCACCCAGCCCTGGGGCCGCTCCTTCCCCCATGGGCCGCCCTCCGCCTGCGCCCTCCTTGATGGATGAGAGCTGGTTTGTTACCCCTCCAGCCTGTTTTACTGCAGAGGGGCCCGGACTCGGGCCTGCGCGCCTCCAGAGCAGCCCTCTGGAAGACCTCCTCATCGAGCACCCCAGCATGTCCGTTTACGTCACTGGCAGTACCATAGTGCTGGAACCTGGGCCCCCTCCCCCGCACCCTGATGCTGCCCTGCCTGACGAAGACCTTAGTGATAG GGAGTTGGCGCCTGCTCACCGTGAGCCCCGGGCCCTGCACCATGCCGCTGCCCCGCTGCCAGCGCGGGCGGTACTGCTGGAGAAGCCGGGCCAGGTGCGGCGGTTGCAGCGGGCCCGGCAGCGGGCCGAGCGCCATGCGCTGAGCGCCAAGGTGGTGCAACGGCAGAACCGTGCCCGTGAGTGCCGTCCGCGCCGGCCCAAACACCAGGGCAGCTTTGTCTACCAGCCGTGCCAGCGCCAGTTCAACTACTAA